Proteins found in one Candidatus Cloacimonadota bacterium genomic segment:
- a CDS encoding FtsX-like permease family protein, with protein MGTLPKIAFRNILRNKRRTFFSAITIAAGLILLIYMDSVMEGMNRAGIDNMIDLSTSSVKLNTTEYYEHKKSLPLKYGIMNLPEIKNFVKNESMAKGITPRTKFLGELSNYSESIPVQGTVIAPQTDKQVFTISKNIIGKYFSQNSQNQIILGKTLAKDLDVTNGDYITLYALTKFDTHNADEFEIIGLLNTTDPNINNNSVIITYEAANVFLDLENLITEIDISFERPVQYKKLISKVNILKRKLENQFPQLTTKSFLELGASFLEISKQKKVFGFVFMIVILLIAAVGIFNSVLMSVYERIREIGILLAHGFRRFEITFLFMWEGLIIGFLGSSLGILLGIIFNYFLVTNGMAMDKMVKDIDMGGIPVWGTIYGTWNIGLMIFAFIFGILVSVLASIIPARKAAKMQINRILRFE; from the coding sequence ATGGGCACTCTTCCAAAAATTGCATTTCGTAATATCTTGCGAAATAAAAGACGAACTTTTTTTTCTGCAATAACCATCGCAGCCGGTTTAATCTTACTAATCTATATGGATTCTGTGATGGAGGGGATGAATCGAGCCGGAATTGATAATATGATAGACCTGTCAACGTCCTCCGTAAAATTAAATACAACGGAATATTACGAGCATAAAAAATCCCTTCCGCTCAAATATGGAATTATGAACCTGCCCGAGATTAAAAATTTTGTAAAAAATGAATCAATGGCAAAAGGAATAACACCCCGTACAAAATTTTTGGGAGAACTTTCCAATTACTCAGAATCCATTCCCGTGCAAGGAACTGTGATCGCTCCCCAAACAGATAAACAGGTTTTTACAATTTCTAAAAACATAATCGGAAAATATTTTTCCCAAAATTCCCAAAATCAAATAATTCTCGGGAAAACTCTCGCTAAGGATTTGGATGTAACAAACGGCGATTATATCACTTTGTATGCTCTCACAAAATTTGACACACACAATGCGGACGAGTTTGAGATCATCGGTTTGCTAAATACCACCGACCCGAATATTAACAATAATTCTGTAATTATTACTTATGAGGCTGCAAATGTTTTTTTGGATTTGGAAAATCTGATAACCGAGATTGACATCTCCTTTGAACGCCCGGTTCAATACAAAAAATTAATCTCAAAAGTTAATATTTTGAAAAGAAAATTAGAGAATCAATTCCCCCAATTAACGACAAAGAGTTTTCTTGAATTGGGAGCATCTTTTCTGGAGATTAGCAAACAAAAAAAAGTTTTTGGATTTGTATTTATGATTGTAATTCTTCTCATTGCTGCTGTGGGAATTTTCAATTCTGTTTTGATGAGTGTTTATGAAAGAATTCGAGAAATTGGCATTCTACTCGCTCACGGCTTTCGCAGATTCGAGATCACATTTCTTTTTATGTGGGAAGGATTGATCATTGGTTTTCTTGGTAGCTCTTTGGGAATCTTGCTCGGGATTATTTTTAACTATTTTCTCGTTACAAATGGAATGGCTATGGACAAAATGGTAAAAGATATTGATATGGGTGGAATTCCTGTATGGGGAACGATTTACGGAACCTGGAATATCGGATTGATGATTTTTGCCTTTATATTTGGGATTTTAGTATCGGTTCTCGCCAGTATAATTCCAGCCCGTAAAGCTGCCAAAATGCAGATCAATCGCATACTACGATTTGAATGA
- a CDS encoding transposase — protein MGLRGRSNFTDENCFFITTSVVNHLKVFHSNVCCDLLIDNIKHYQAKYHFNILGYVIMPSHFHWIIRTENKYGTISDIMRDIKKYSAWDIMGEIGKKGDQNLDKIFKNYANKYPDQKRKFWNKRFDDVVIRSRKFFLQKLQYIHNNPVKANLVKQPEDYKYSSARNYKYDDHSIIFIDTD, from the coding sequence ATGGGACTAAGAGGAAGAAGTAATTTTACTGATGAAAATTGCTTTTTTATTACCACATCTGTCGTAAATCATTTAAAAGTTTTTCATTCAAATGTATGTTGTGATTTGCTGATAGATAATATTAAACATTATCAGGCAAAATATCATTTTAATATATTGGGATATGTAATAATGCCATCTCATTTTCATTGGATAATTCGAACAGAAAATAAATATGGAACTATTTCTGATATTATGCGTGATATAAAAAAATATTCTGCTTGGGATATTATGGGTGAAATAGGAAAAAAAGGAGATCAAAATCTTGACAAGATTTTTAAAAATTATGCTAATAAATATCCGGATCAAAAACGAAAATTCTGGAACAAACGATTCGATGATGTGGTAATCAGAAGCAGAAAATTCTTTTTACAAAAATTGCAATATATTCATAACAATCCGGTTAAAGCAAATTTAGTAAAGCAACCTGAAGATTATAAATATTCAAGTGCGAGAAACTATAAATATGATGATCATTCGATTATTTTTATTGATACGGATTGA
- a CDS encoding ABC transporter ATP-binding protein, with translation MSFIKMQNVIKNYYKGPLKIPALRGVDLTISKGEFLSIVGPSGSGKTTLLNILGCIDIPTSGEVIYLGKNLGKMKEKQLTEYRKEHIAFIFQSFNLIPVLTVRENVELPLIIGKKYSKKEMKQMAMEFISLVGLSDLANRLPKELSGGQEQRVAIARSLVKNPFIVLADEPTANLDSGTSENIMSVMKTMNREKETTFIFSTHDPLVQKHAKRVIKLRDGKIESDERK, from the coding sequence ATGTCATTCATTAAAATGCAAAATGTTATAAAAAATTATTACAAAGGACCTCTGAAAATTCCAGCCTTACGTGGCGTAGATTTGACAATCTCAAAAGGTGAATTCCTTTCGATAGTCGGTCCTTCCGGAAGCGGGAAAACCACGCTGCTCAATATCCTTGGTTGCATAGATATTCCCACCAGCGGTGAGGTAATATATCTCGGAAAAAACTTGGGGAAAATGAAAGAAAAGCAGCTTACCGAATACAGAAAAGAGCACATCGCTTTTATCTTTCAATCTTTTAATTTGATTCCGGTGCTAACCGTCCGAGAAAACGTAGAACTTCCCCTTATAATCGGAAAAAAATATTCCAAAAAAGAAATGAAACAAATGGCGATGGAATTTATCTCTCTTGTCGGACTGTCGGATTTAGCGAACAGATTGCCCAAAGAACTTTCCGGTGGACAGGAGCAGAGGGTGGCAATTGCCAGATCGCTGGTAAAAAATCCGTTCATTGTTCTTGCTGACGAACCTACTGCAAATTTGGATTCGGGAACTTCTGAAAATATCATGTCCGTTATGAAAACAATGAATCGGGAAAAAGAGACGACATTTATTTTTTCTACTCACGATCCGTTGGTTCAAAAACACGCAAAAAGAGTGATAAAACTTCGCGATGGTAAAATCGAATCTGACGAAAGGAAATAA
- a CDS encoding pseudouridine synthase, whose product MRINKFLATAGLGSRRSVEELVANGKIKVNDKIVVDLATRIDENKDIVFFKNKRIILPQTKIYVMLNKPVGYISTSSDPFARDTVFNLLPKFPVRIFSVGRLDKPSSGLLLFTNDGEWANKITHPKTKIQKVYIVHVKGNISKDDLYKLRNGVQLKEGKTLPAKVFVKSYNKSNDISKIRIVLYEGKKRQIRRMIENIGHTVTELKRTKVHSIRLADLSEGSWRYLKDKEISSIRKPNLYKRK is encoded by the coding sequence ATGCGTATAAATAAATTTTTGGCTACAGCCGGATTGGGATCACGCCGTTCCGTAGAAGAATTAGTTGCAAATGGTAAAATAAAAGTAAACGACAAAATAGTTGTAGATCTCGCTACCCGAATTGATGAAAACAAAGATATTGTTTTTTTTAAAAACAAAAGAATTATTTTGCCACAAACAAAGATTTACGTTATGCTAAACAAACCGGTCGGTTATATATCCACCTCATCCGATCCGTTTGCAAGGGATACCGTTTTTAATTTATTGCCAAAATTCCCGGTGCGTATTTTTTCAGTAGGTCGGTTGGATAAACCATCTTCCGGGCTGCTTCTTTTTACCAATGATGGTGAATGGGCTAATAAAATAACTCACCCGAAAACAAAAATACAAAAAGTTTATATTGTGCATGTAAAGGGAAATATCAGCAAAGATGATTTGTATAAATTGCGAAATGGAGTCCAACTTAAAGAGGGTAAAACGCTTCCGGCAAAAGTTTTTGTAAAAAGTTACAATAAATCTAATGATATTTCCAAAATCCGAATAGTTCTCTATGAGGGGAAAAAAAGGCAAATACGCCGGATGATAGAAAATATTGGCCATACGGTAACCGAACTGAAAAGAACAAAAGTTCACTCGATAAGATTGGCTGATCTCTCGGAAGGTTCATGGCGATATTTAAAAGATAAAGAGATCAGCTCGATTCGTAAACCGAACCTCTATAAACGAAAATAG
- a CDS encoding outer membrane lipoprotein-sorting protein: MKYTLIIISLILLFAPYLGAETKSSSKTENAEQIIKKMDENLDYTTIKYNAEMTIFIGDKIRTKELTAEGVSEGNKAIVTFTNPSDKGTKYLLIGENLWIYFPEENEVVKISGHMLKEGMMGSDFSYEDALESQQLSDKYDINLICEETVNDRLCYVLDLTAVVKLVQYFHRKMWIDKEYFICWKEEMYAKSGKLLKRAEVQKIKKIGNRYFPVKTSMKNMLRENSETVFEMFDIFFNEPVPAKIFSIRNLRK; the protein is encoded by the coding sequence ATGAAATATACTTTAATTATAATATCCCTGATTTTACTCTTTGCACCTTATTTGGGTGCTGAAACAAAATCATCGAGCAAAACCGAAAATGCCGAGCAGATCATCAAAAAAATGGATGAAAATCTTGATTATACAACGATCAAATACAACGCTGAAATGACAATATTTATCGGAGATAAAATTCGCACCAAGGAATTGACAGCCGAGGGAGTTTCCGAAGGCAATAAAGCAATTGTTACTTTCACAAATCCCTCAGATAAAGGGACAAAATATTTGTTGATTGGTGAAAATCTTTGGATATATTTCCCCGAAGAGAACGAGGTTGTAAAAATTTCCGGGCACATGCTCAAAGAAGGAATGATGGGCAGCGATTTTTCGTATGAAGATGCTTTGGAATCTCAACAACTTTCTGATAAATACGACATAAATCTTATTTGCGAAGAAACCGTAAATGACAGACTTTGCTATGTTTTGGATTTAACAGCCGTTGTTAAACTTGTCCAATATTTTCATCGCAAAATGTGGATTGACAAAGAATATTTTATCTGCTGGAAAGAAGAGATGTATGCCAAAAGTGGAAAATTATTGAAAAGGGCAGAGGTTCAAAAAATCAAAAAAATAGGCAACCGCTATTTCCCGGTTAAAACCTCAATGAAAAATATGCTTCGTGAAAACAGTGAAACGGTATTTGAAATGTTTGACATCTTTTTCAATGAACCTGTTCCGGCAAAGATATTTTCCATTCGTAATCTGAGAAAATAG
- the lptE gene encoding LPS assembly lipoprotein LptE codes for MKRYFTVLVILLVATCGHYGFYTRSNPHLKTIMITEFQNKTEEYELPELVSEYLTDKFIDDNRLEVKGANADTDVIGTINSYEKTVFTYDEAENPLQWQVAISFAVDVEDMIKDTTVWKNSNLRLKAIYGNSSGSETSTGDEVNLMTEEEAIKNIIEELGSNILTNTIEQW; via the coding sequence ATGAAAAGATACTTTACTGTTTTAGTTATCTTACTTGTTGCCACTTGCGGGCATTACGGATTTTACACTCGTTCAAATCCCCACTTGAAAACTATAATGATCACAGAATTTCAAAACAAGACGGAAGAATATGAATTGCCCGAATTAGTATCAGAATATCTTACCGACAAATTTATTGATGATAATCGGCTTGAGGTTAAAGGTGCAAACGCAGACACAGATGTGATTGGAACAATTAATTCGTATGAAAAAACCGTGTTCACTTATGATGAAGCAGAAAATCCGCTCCAATGGCAAGTTGCTATTTCATTTGCTGTGGATGTAGAAGATATGATAAAGGACACAACCGTGTGGAAAAATTCAAACTTACGGCTAAAGGCAATCTATGGCAATTCTTCCGGAAGCGAAACATCCACCGGGGATGAAGTTAATCTGATGACTGAGGAAGAAGCAATTAAAAATATCATCGAAGAACTCGGGAGTAATATCCTGACAAATACCATTGAACAGTGGTAG
- a CDS encoding DMT family transporter — protein sequence MKKQNKAYILAIIAVLIWSTVGSAFKISLGYIDFLQLLFVSSAVAVCCTFAILIFQKKLPKLFSNTRRQLIHSAILGFLNPFFYYLVLLKGYSILPAQEAITLNYIWPIMLVLLSIPILRQKIKLSGIIAIFLSFLGVIIIATKGDIFGLRFSNFKSDLLPLSSAVIWALFWIYNIKDKRDDVIKLFMNFSFGFMYILLFSIFHKIDLSFLKNDPAGTLAAIYVGIFEMGLTFVIWLKALNLSKTTAQVSNFIYLTPFISLININIITKEKILFSTIVGLVFIISGIILQRLFRNPIIPDRTTELSRNSRGVTDHSVTQTNSSARSGPCRLNHRGVTDHSVTQTRITTVSLTNLSGHSPDSVTRITPERNSK from the coding sequence ATGAAGAAGCAAAACAAGGCATATATTTTGGCAATAATTGCTGTGCTAATTTGGTCAACAGTTGGTTCGGCGTTCAAAATTTCCCTCGGATATATTGATTTTCTCCAACTATTATTCGTTTCATCTGCTGTGGCTGTCTGCTGCACTTTTGCGATCCTAATTTTCCAGAAAAAATTACCGAAATTATTTTCAAATACACGAAGGCAATTAATTCATTCTGCGATACTCGGATTTTTAAATCCGTTTTTTTATTATCTCGTTTTACTAAAAGGATACTCAATCCTGCCAGCCCAAGAAGCGATCACTCTAAATTATATTTGGCCAATAATGTTGGTGCTTCTCTCAATTCCCATTCTTAGACAAAAAATCAAACTTTCCGGAATCATTGCCATATTCCTCAGTTTTTTGGGAGTGATTATAATTGCTACTAAGGGTGATATCTTCGGATTACGTTTTTCCAATTTTAAGAGCGATTTACTCCCGCTTAGCAGTGCGGTGATCTGGGCATTATTTTGGATTTACAATATTAAAGATAAAAGAGACGATGTGATAAAATTATTCATGAATTTTTCTTTTGGATTTATGTATATCCTGCTTTTTAGTATTTTCCACAAAATTGACCTTTCTTTTTTGAAGAATGATCCTGCCGGAACGCTGGCAGCCATTTATGTAGGAATTTTTGAAATGGGTCTGACTTTTGTAATTTGGTTGAAGGCTCTCAATCTTTCTAAAACCACTGCGCAGGTGAGTAATTTTATTTACTTAACTCCATTTATCTCACTTATAAATATAAATATAATCACCAAAGAGAAAATATTATTTTCCACAATTGTAGGATTAGTGTTCATCATTTCAGGTATAATTCTGCAGCGTCTATTTCGTAATCCGATCATCCCTGATCGAACCACCGAGTTGTCACGGAATTCCCGAGGTGTCACGGACCATTCCGTGACACAAACGAATTCATCGGCACGGAGTGGTCCGTGCCGACTCAACCACCGAGGTGTCACGGACCATTCCGTGACACAAACGAGAATCACTACGGTGTCACTGACCAACCTGTCTGGGCATAGTCCTGATTCCGTAACACGTATAACACCAGAAAGGAATTCAAAATAA
- a CDS encoding FtsX-like permease family protein: MYLLKLAIRNIKRNKRRSLLAIISISIAVLFIVYLKGLIGGFTDSIVKNYTKNETGHIRISTKKFAENSRFYPITDNIENPEKIIEQILSNNEIADNIDLITQRINFGVLINHNGNNEMAVALAGNPELEKNLLMLQKSILPDGKYIENADETIIGYKLAQALNYKLGDQIRVMTSGSDYALHLKKFKIVGIFQSGLNTLDETIFQITLEDAKKLLRMGDQTQQIIIFLKDYRKSDEMALKIRNMLTNENLTILSWTKIGGYYAYVKLAEGIYNWIYFIVALFGAFIIGNIMMMVVFERRKEIGLIRSLGMSAKNVLFLFINEGFILGLIGSLIGSGLGFLLVLFFHYHGIDFSRMMGSLRFPMDNIINFKLSFYGIFMPLALGTVIAALISVAPSYKAAKMKIADSLKSV, encoded by the coding sequence ATGTATCTACTAAAATTAGCTATACGAAATATCAAAAGAAATAAAAGACGCTCTCTGCTTGCGATCATTTCAATCTCTATTGCCGTTTTATTCATTGTTTATCTTAAAGGATTAATCGGCGGTTTTACGGATTCCATCGTGAAAAATTATACGAAAAACGAAACCGGGCATATCCGCATATCCACAAAAAAATTTGCAGAAAACAGCAGATTTTACCCAATAACTGATAATATTGAAAATCCGGAAAAAATTATCGAACAAATCCTCTCCAACAATGAAATTGCCGACAATATTGACCTGATCACCCAAAGAATAAATTTCGGAGTTCTCATCAATCATAATGGAAACAATGAAATGGCGGTAGCACTTGCCGGAAATCCCGAGTTGGAAAAAAACTTACTTATGCTCCAGAAATCAATTTTGCCAGACGGAAAATATATTGAGAATGCTGATGAAACAATTATCGGCTACAAACTCGCTCAAGCACTAAATTATAAATTGGGTGATCAAATTCGAGTTATGACCAGCGGAAGCGATTATGCCCTTCATCTCAAAAAATTCAAAATCGTAGGAATTTTCCAAAGTGGATTAAATACACTTGACGAAACAATCTTCCAGATTACTTTGGAGGATGCGAAAAAATTATTACGAATGGGAGACCAAACTCAGCAAATTATTATTTTTCTGAAAGATTATCGCAAATCCGATGAAATGGCTCTGAAAATCCGCAACATGTTAACCAATGAAAATCTAACAATATTATCATGGACAAAAATCGGCGGATATTATGCTTATGTGAAGTTGGCGGAAGGAATTTATAATTGGATTTACTTCATCGTTGCTCTATTCGGGGCATTCATTATCGGAAATATAATGATGATGGTCGTTTTTGAAAGGAGAAAAGAGATCGGGCTCATCCGCTCGCTGGGTATGTCTGCGAAGAATGTGCTTTTCCTATTTATTAACGAGGGATTTATCCTCGGTTTGATTGGCAGTTTGATAGGAAGTGGTCTCGGATTTCTGCTTGTCCTTTTCTTCCATTATCACGGAATTGATTTTTCCAGAATGATGGGATCGCTCAGATTTCCGATGGATAATATCATTAATTTCAAACTGAGTTTTTACGGAATCTTTATGCCTTTGGCTTTGGGAACGGTGATCGCTGCTTTGATTTCCGTAGCACCCTCTTATAAAGCTGCAAAAATGAAAATAGCCGATTCGCTCAAAAGCGTTTGA